One window of Etheostoma spectabile isolate EspeVRDwgs_2016 chromosome 6, UIUC_Espe_1.0, whole genome shotgun sequence genomic DNA carries:
- the serinc2l gene encoding serine incorporator 1, producing MGACLALCSLASCASCLCGSAPCLLCGCCPSSNNSTITRLVFSFFLLLGTLVSVIMILPGMETQLRKIPGFCQGGSAIPGYENQVNCDVIVGYKSVYRMCFAMTCFFFLFFAIMIRVRSSKDPRAAIQNGFWFFKFLILIGITVGAFFIPDGTFNTVWFYFGVVGSFIFILIQLILLIDFAHSWNKVWVGNAENGDNKCWFAGLLSFTVLHYALAITAVVLFYVYYTQPDDCTEHKIFISLNLILCIIISVVSILPKIQKAQPYSGLLQASLISLYTMYVTWSAMTNNPNRKCNPSLLSLVSNVSTTEPSADGTPGQVQWWDAQGIVGLIIFLFCTLYASIRSSSNTQVNKLMQTEEGGGSGGEGVVGEDGIRRAVDNEEEKVSYSYSFFHFHLCLASLYIMMTLTNWYQPDTTTQAMQSRMPAVWVKMSSSWLGLGLYLWTLIAPLIFPDRDFN from the exons atgggGGCTTGTTTGGCATTGTGCTCTTTAGCCAGCTGT GCCTCCTGTCTGTGTGGCTCAGCACCATGCCTTCTGTGTGGCTGCTGTCCCTCCTCCAATAACTCCACCATCACACGGCTggttttctccttctttttgcTGCTGGGGACATTGGTGTCTGTCATTATGATCCTTCCTGGGATGGAGACACAACTCCGCAAA ATCCCTGGATTTTGCCAAGGAGGAAGTGCTATACCTGGTTACGAAAACCAGGTTAATTGTGATGTCATTGTGGGCTACAAGTCTGTGTACCGCATGTGCTTCGCCATGACttgctttttctttctgttctttGCCATCATGATTCGTGTCCGTAGCAGCAAAGACCCACGTGCAGCTATTCAAAATGG GTTCTGGTTCTTTAAATTTCTGATCCTGATTGGGATTACAGTGGGAGCTTTCTTCATCCCTGATGGAACCTTTAATACTG TGTGGTTTTACTTTGGAGTAGTGGGATCCTTCATCTTCATCCTAATCCAACTTATTCTTCTCATCGACTTTGCCCATTCCTGGAACAAGGTGTGGGTAGGAAATGCTGAAAATGGTGACAACAAATGCTGGTTTGCAG GCCTGCTGTCTTTCACCGTCCTCCACTACGCTCTGGCTATCACTGCTGTGGTGCTTTTCTACGTTTACTACACACAGCCTGACGACTGCACAGAGCACAAGATCTTCATCAGCCTCAACCTTATCTTGTGCATCATCATCTCTGTTGTCTCCATCCTGCCCAAGATACAG AAAGCTCAGCCATACTCTGGTTTGCTCCAGGCTTCACTCATCTCCCTCTACACCATGTATGTCACTTGGTCTGCAATGACCAACAATCCAA ATCGCAAGTGTAACCCCAGCCTGTTGAGTCTAGTGTCAAACGTCAGCACCACTGAACCATCTGCTGACGGCACCCCAGGACAGGTGCAGTGGTGGGACGCTCAGGGCATTGTTGGTTTGATCATTTTCCTCTTCTGCACTCTCTATGCCAG tATCCGTTCGTCCAGTAACACCCAGGTAAACAAGCTGATGCAGACAGAGGAGGGCGGAGGTTCAGGTGGAGAGGGTGTGGTGGGAGAGGACGGCATACGCAGAGCCGTGGACAATGAGGAGGAGAAAGTCTCTTACAGCTACTCCTTTTTCCACTTTCACCTCTGTCTGGCCTCTCTGTACATCATGATGACTCTTACCAACTGGTACCA ACCAGACACCACCACCCAGGCCATGCAGAGCCGTATGCCAGCTGTGTGGGTGAAGATGAGCTCCAGCTGGCTGGGCCTGGGGCTCTACCTCTGGACCCTCATCGCCCCTCTCATCTTCCCTGACAGGGATTTCAACTGA